One stretch of Streptomyces sp. MMBL 11-1 DNA includes these proteins:
- a CDS encoding SIMPL domain-containing protein, with translation MTQTPTPTTHHPYGTPTTPHVTVRGEAHLEVDPEIAHITITLTARSTDRRTTLDDLTRRNTTTLDLIKTYGDAIDKLETGTLTIRPELTRHGRAERIRAYHGSIQLTATLNDFTALGELIARLANHDLTRVDGPWWALRPTSPHHATARRQAVQEALQRAREYAEALDTRLDALLELNDTGTHSGPHMARAGFSTQAMTHRGAGTEAATDAAPVDLEPVRQTIDAQVEASFTLAPPNLG, from the coding sequence CACCCACCACCCCTACGGAACCCCCACCACCCCCCACGTCACCGTCCGCGGCGAAGCCCACCTCGAAGTCGACCCCGAAATCGCCCACATCACCATCACCCTCACCGCCCGCTCCACCGACCGCCGCACCACCCTCGACGACCTCACCCGCCGCAACACCACCACCCTCGACCTCATCAAGACCTACGGCGACGCCATCGACAAACTGGAAACCGGCACCCTCACCATCCGCCCCGAACTCACCCGCCACGGCCGCGCCGAACGCATCCGCGCCTACCACGGCAGTATCCAACTCACCGCCACACTCAACGACTTCACCGCACTCGGCGAACTCATCGCCCGCCTCGCCAACCACGACCTCACCCGCGTCGACGGCCCCTGGTGGGCACTGCGCCCCACCTCCCCCCACCACGCCACCGCCCGCCGCCAAGCCGTCCAGGAAGCACTCCAACGCGCCCGCGAGTACGCCGAAGCCCTCGACACCCGACTCGACGCCCTCCTCGAACTCAACGACACCGGCACCCACAGCGGGCCCCACATGGCCCGGGCAGGCTTCTCCACCCAGGCGATGACCCACCGAGGCGCGGGCACGGAAGCCGCCACCGACGCCGCACCCGTCGACCTCGAACCCGTACGCCAGACCATCGACGCCCAAGTCGAAGCCTCCTTCACACTCGCCCCGCCGAACCTCGGATAA